DNA from Deltaproteobacteria bacterium:
CCTCGAATAGGGATCCCGCTTTTCCCAATCGTTTTCCCGCCCCGCATCGGGTATCATACCGGTGTTTTACAATCCACTGGTTCTTCGCAGGACAAGGAGGTCTTCCATGAAGCGAGCTGTTCTGATCACCCTTGCTCTGGCCCTTGTCGCCCTCCCGGCCCGAGCGGTAGAAAAGACGCGTCTGTCCGTCGTCACCGGCGGAACCGGCGGCGTGTACTACCCCCTGGGCGGGGCCGTCGCGAACGTGCTCTCCAAGCATTTGCCCGGCATCGTGGCCACCGCCGAGGTGACGAGCGCCTCGATCGACAACCTGAAACTCATCGGCGCCGGCAAGGCGGACATCGCCTTCAGCATGGCGGACAGCGCCTTGGATGGCTACAACGGCACGGGAAAATTCCAGGGGAAGGTGCCCCTGCGCACCATCGTCGTCCTCTACGCCAACAAGACCCAGGTCGTGACCGTCCAGGGTAGGGGGATCGAGCGGATGAGCGATCTGAGGGGGAAGAGGATCTCCACGGGCGCGCCCGGAAGCGGCACGGAGCTCATCGCGTTGCGGCTTCTCGAAGCCTACGGCATCGATCCCGAGAAGGACGTCAAGCGCGAGAAGCTCAGCGTGGCGGAATCGGTGGGAGCGATCAAGGACAACAAGATCGACGCCTTCATCTGGTCGGGCGGTCTTCCCACGGCGGCG
Protein-coding regions in this window:
- a CDS encoding TAXI family TRAP transporter solute-binding subunit, whose translation is MKRAVLITLALALVALPARAVEKTRLSVVTGGTGGVYYPLGGAVANVLSKHLPGIVATAEVTSASIDNLKLIGAGKADIAFSMADSALDGYNGTGKFQGKVPLRTIVVLYANKTQVVTVQGRGIERMSDLRGKRISTGAPGSGTELIALRLLEAYGIDPEKDVKREKLSVAESVGAIKDNKIDAFIWSGGLPTAAIVDLGATPGQKIKLLDHSDAIPAMLKKYGPLYVKDTIPAKTYPGQEKDVSILSVWNILAVNEKMDAKMAYEITKTIFEYKPELVAVHKEAQHIVLQSQLKGGSPIPFHLGALKYFSEKGVKSH